The Sus scrofa isolate TJ Tabasco breed Duroc chromosome 4, Sscrofa11.1, whole genome shotgun sequence genomic sequence AAGCAGCTTCTCAGCTTCACTAAGCCCTACTCTTACTCCTATTGCAAATGGATCCCAGATAACAAGACAGCACATCTTAGGTCCATTGCAAATGTGCAGGACTAGGGATAAAACATTCTCCAGTCAGCAAGCCCCCAAAACTCTTAAAACATCACAGGAGGAATGCCACATTCTCTACAGTTTTAAGAGTAAATTCCTCCAGGAGATGTGTGGAGAGCAGAAGAACATTCAAAAAGTGGGCCCTTAAAAGGAAGAAGTGcacaaaaaaaataggaaattagaGGAGAAGACAAATTGTCTGTatcccacattttaaaaaaatatttaacattttagttgtttttttgttgttgttgttctgtttttttttttttttttttttttttttggctgcacccacagcatatggaagtttccagggctagggattgaaccctcaccaaaGCACTGACCCAAGCCAATGTAGTGataacactgggtctttaacctgctgcaccacaagagaactcctgtaccCCACATTTTTTGAGTTCTgactcttttttaatggccaaacccacagcatatggaatttcctgggccagggattgaatccaagacacagctgtgacctacgtggcagctgcagcaacactgaattctttaACCCACCCACACCAGGCCGGGGTtcaaacctacacctctgcagtgacccgagccactgcagccagattcttaacccactgtgccatggcgggaactcctagttctgaCTCTTAATTGCCACTATTTGAATCAGAGGGTATCTTGGATATTTGAGGACCCAAGAAGAGCAAGAACTCTCTACAACCTTTCTTCTCTCCAAAATCATTTGTCCCAGGGTTTCATCTTTATCTGGATTACCTGTGGATTCTAGCCAATGACTTGTCCATTCCTTGCTCTACCACAGTTAGCTATGATGGGATTTTTCAGGCATCCTTTATAAGATGAAGGTGTTAGACAAGTTAATCTCTCAAGATTTAGTCAGTGCCAAAATCTTAATATGGTTTATTCTTTTAAGGAAAGTGTAAAAGTGTGATTTTTAACAACTCCTTGGGACATTCATCTGAGTTTATGAACATGATGAAGTGGCAGGGTCGGGGGGTGGTGGTGACTTTTCCCAAGATCCAATTCCATAACAGACAAACCAGTCACATTTTTCCCATTGACATTGGGCAGTGGATCCTGCTGGTATCACCctcttgaaataattttgttcatttccaTCCCCTCCACAACCACTTTCGACTGGGTGAGATGGGTGCTCTGATGGACACACAGCCCTGAGCAATCAGTGATCTTCCCAGAGGGATTTCTTAGGAATTCTCCAAAGCCAGGGCCTCCTGTCTGTGCCTCACAAACCACTGTGATGGGGACTGTAGGCCACTCCACCTcagattctttctctttcttccacagCAACTGAACCAAAACCTGTCATTTCCCTTCATCCTCTATGGACCACCTTCTTCCAAGGAGAGACTGTGATGCTGACTTGCAACACATTTCGCTTCCATGcaccagagaaaataaaattgtaccgTTGGTACCTTGAGGGAGAAATACAAAGTGAAACCCTAGGAAATACCCATGAGGTCCGCGAAACTGGAATGTACAAATGCCAGGCCCAGGATTCACCCCCAAGTGATGCTGTTCACTTGCTCTTTTCTTCAGGtgggaaatgaatgaaagaaaaaagaaaactttagaaataataaagttCCCCTGAACCCAgcctatatttattaaattaaaagctatagaaatatatacccaggaatttATACAGTTTACAAGTTGCTCAggtaaaaggaaatttaagaagCAATTTATTTGAATACCTTCTGAATCTATGTATAGaggatttgttaatattttatagataggTAGGAAGGTAaatagggaaagagagagagagatttccatTTCTGTCCTAAAGCTACCTGTTTTGAATTTGAAGCAGTATCTTTCTAGTTATAAGGCTCTTTAATTTAGTGAACAAGTAAGCAGTATAGTAGCAAGGAGCAAAGATAATACTTATCCTCCTTGACCTGACAATTCCCCTCTTAAGAATTTACCTGCTGAAATAATCCTAAATTTATACTACCATAATTGAAGAACCTTAAATGATCAAGAAAGGAAAActcattaaataaattacattacTGCCACTGAAGAGAAACTCTGTGGTCACTGAAAACCAGATTAGGAGAATGATATTGATTACGCAGAATGTTCGTAACAAGTAAGTGAAAAGCAAGttattaaatagataaatattttaatttcataaaaataaatatatacacaagactctcatgtacatacacataggaaaaaaaactggaaaatataagcCAAAATCTGGGTGGTGAGATGATAagagattttaatttatatttctgcttTCCAAATGTTCTCAAGCcatatgtgttcattttattttattttatttttttgtctttttgccttttctagggccgctcctgcagcacatggaggttcccaggcttggggtcaaatcggagctgttgctgccagcctatgccagagccacagcaacccaggatctgagccacgtctgcaacctacaccacagctcacggcaacgccggatccttaacccactgagcaaggccatggatcgaatccacaacctcatggttcctagttggattcattaaccactgcgccacgacaggaactcatatgtgttcattttaaaaccagaaaagaagaaaatataattattttaagaatgaaaagaaaagagaaacaattgGATTAAACAAACAATTGCTCTTGTTTCTTACAGCCAACCTGATACTGCAAGCACCGCCTTATGTGTTTGAAAAAGAATCTGTGGTTCTGAGATGCCAAGCAAAGGCAAACACAGAACTGAATGGCATGACACTGTACAAACATGGAGAAGTCTTGGGAGTCCCTAAAAAAACCTCTGAATTCCGTATTTATCAAGCAGGTCTGAAGGACAATGGTGAATATCGATGTACTGGACTTAAGAAAGACAATGAAACTATTTCTTCAAATGCAGTCAAAATAGAAGTTCAAGGTAAAGCCTTCATTATTTTGTGAAATAGGTTAGTCCAAAGGAGGACCCCTTGAGATTGCAGAGGATAAAAAGGGAGGACTAAAATATCATTGAAGCTCAGGGTACATTCCCACAAGGAACAGAGAAAGTACAACTGTGCTCTGGGCTGAAGGATACTAGAAATCACAATGGCATCCTTCTGCCTGCTTTTATATGCTGTGCTTGCTGCTGCTGAGGATGAACTGTGGTTTTCTCCAGAACAGTTCCAAGTCTCATTGCTCTGGGGGGTTATTGTGATCCTTCTCTCTAGAACTGTTTCCAAGGCCTGTGCTGAAAGCCAGCTCCACCCAGCCCACCGAGGAGGGCACACTGACCTTGACCTGTGAGACCCAGCTCTCTTCACAGAGACCAGATGTCCAACTCCAGTTCCGATTCTTCAGAGATTACACATCCCCACAGCCATATTGGAGATCTTCCCCAGAACTTCAAATCTTCACCATACAGAGAGAAGACTCAGGGTCTTACAGGTGTGAGGCACAGACAGTGACCCCCCATCTCCAGAAACAGAGCCAGCAATTGCAGATAAATGTGCAAAGTGAGTGCCAGTGGATTCTGAATTTTGCCAAGCCTGGGGCTGGGAAGAGCTGGGCAGTGTGGCACATCAGTATGTGCCAGTGGTCCCTATGGAAAGGGCTTCTCATACTTGTAGGAATGGGAGCAGTATGAGAGAAGAAACCTCGATTCTGCGGACTCTTTAGAAAAGCTTAGAACCAGGAAAGTCCAAGAAAAGAGAGATGggattactttttctttcaaaaccacaagatacaagtctttttttccctctgaatgtTCTCTTCCTTGGCATCGTTTTTCTCCCCTGGTAGGCCCATAGGCATAAGCTGTGGGCTATGGCAGAGCCCTCTGACTAGGCTGGATGGTCTCTGCTCAACCAGATGGACAGATTCCTAGAATGCTAGATGCCTGGAGcagaacacttaaaaataagaacaccAAAGGACAAAAGCTTGGGAGTAGATAGTTCAACTTGCTGTCCTTAAGGATGGCATTGTACTCACAATTGCTTTTCCTTAAGTCCCTGAGCCTATATAGGTCCTCAAGCATGACTGCTAACCAATGATCAAATGCCCCTTCTGATGAAATTTGACCTATCTCATAGAAAACATGTTTGAGTATTAGGAAGGATGCAGAATCTGGGGTTCATGGTTTCCTGGGTGAAGAAGCAGTGACAGGGGTAGCATTCTCCATAAATTCACTCCAAAGCAAATGAGAATATtctatgatatttttcttctaaactgcctagatttttattaatatttgttgtcCAGTCACAGATGCTAGGTGTTTCTTATGTCCCTAGTTTGGACTGGAAGATTGAGAGAAAGTGGAGAGGGTGTTGCCCAACAGTGGCAACACAGTAATTTCTAGCACGGGATCTCTCCCAGCATAACCAGTGGAACCCCAACCTCAAGCCCTATGCCCTCTCTGTTCCCTTGTTCTTCAAGCCCCTAGGATGACTTAAAAAGGCACTGCTCCAAGCCAACCTCATAGtgtaaaaccacaatgagctggAGCATGGAACACTTTCATCACAAGATTTTCCAATTTTTAGGAGGACTGTCATGGGTCTACCTTCTTTGAATATCTAATTGACAGGCAGAGCTGTGAAGAATTCTTTTACTCCATGCCAATGAGTGATTTCCAACTAAAAACCACAGCTATCCCAGCCTCAGAATTTGCACATCTGATGCCAAGTGTATGATCAAGACACTcgagatggctgttctcttgctctctgttcAAACTGTGCCTACTTTATGTATCCCATGTGCACAGGACTAACCTACCTATGTACTCACCCCAGGTCCCAGGTAGTGATAGCTTATCGAAGGGGCAGTGACAGTGAGGGAGGGCCCCTTGATGGCTTCCCTGGCAACCAGTGAGCCAACCTGACATAATTCCCACTATAACTGGCAATCTTTCTCCCACCCCACTGGGAGCAAAGACTGCCACCATGTCCTGCCTGCCATCTGTCATACACAGTGGGGTGtcgctccaggaccttgcttcagacgtGTAAGCTTTCCCATCCATATCCTTAAACCATTCATATCCTTATTGCTGATTCCAcgctctttcttcagtcttgaagCTGGGCAAGCACAGGGCCTTGTAGGCATCCAGGGTGCAACCCCAAACCAAGTCTTCCTGTCCCTCTCACCATTCCCAGCACTTCCCCCAAGCAACACCACTGTTGGGCACCAGGTATGATTTTCAGAATGACTGGCCTGTGCTCTATCAGGGATAGATGGCAGTGTTTCCTTTGTTCCTTGTGTCAAATGCTCCACCAGATCATTCTGGAGTAGATCTCCCAAGCCATGGAGGGACCAGTCTCTCCAccactttctccctcttcccaagGAACAATCTCCATTCCACCCCAGGCCAACTACCTGCTGAGTCAGAAGACCTAGATCTTCCCATTCTGTGACTCTTCTTCTATGATTCAATGCCAAGAATCCCAcatgtcatttttattcatttaggaATTGTTGCTGATGTCCGACTATACTCCCGCCCAGAACTGGTGTTTGAAGGGAAGGAGTTGGTTCTCATCTGTTCAGTAAGTGGAGTTCCAGCGCCCATCACAGTCTCTTTCTTCAAAAAAAGACCATGGAATAAAGATACAAAGATTGTCACATCCTCAGAAACAGAATTCAAGATCCCTGCAGTGGAAAGCAGCCATGCTGGAGAGTATTACTGTGCTGCTGGAAAGAATCACCGCTCTTTTCCCAGCCAGACATTGACCATAAGTGTGAGGGGTACGTCTGCTAGATATCATTTAAGGaatgggtttccttttctttcttccttttttccttccttccttcctttctttctttctttctttcttttttttttttttttttttttttttgcttttttggattGCACTTGtagtatatgtaagttcctgggctaggagtcaaatcgtaactacagctgccagcctttgccacacacagcaactcgagatccaagccacatcagtgacctacaccacagcttatggcaacaccggatctttaacccactgagcaagccagggatcgaacctgcatcctcatggataatagtcagattcacttccactgagccacaacgggaactcccgggaatgGTTTTCAAACTTCATGAAGAATTTGGGGTGATTGGGTGGGAGTGGATGTCAAGAGCTGCCAATAATTTACTGCTCTGAATAATCTACCAGAAGTTAGAGACTAACAGGAGGAGGAATTAGGGACAGAAGGTGTTGGGAGAGCTTTTGGAAACTCTTAAAAACAGAGGTCAAAGAAAGAACTCAGTGATCGGCCTATGTCTGGActctttatttacaaataaaatacatttataaatgtatttagaaACTACATTTCAGTTTAAATGCAATGGCTCCTGGGATAAAGCCAGAACAAATAGAATGTTAGAAGTGGAACTATCTGAGGCCATGTCTCGATAATCCTTTTTAATTTAAGGATGTAGAGGGACCCTCCTTACTATCTCGTTGTCTCTTGTAGTCCCAATGACATGTCTTTTTGTCACCCTTAGGGATAGTAGGGCATAGGTTACTGGAAAGAATGAGATAGGGCTTCACTGTGAAGCCAAGGGAGCCTCTCTTTCAATCCTGTATCAGCTTTATCATGAGGCTGACATCCTGAGGACTCCCTGCCCTTAGAATAGAGGAGAATCCCTAAGTCTCCTTGCCCACAGAGCATTCTGGGAATGACTACTAAGCTCAGACAACGGCCTGGGAATGCAACCAGCAAGGAGAGTCCACTTTCTGAGTGAGTGAGTTATTTCTAACCACCAGAATTGGGGGAAGGTTGTATATctacctccacccccaaccctgccACAAGGTCTAAAGGCTGCAGCTACAGAAATTCACAGGCTTTCGGCCCCCGTGGCATCATGTCAGGCTCATTGCCTTGGCTTGGCAGATCTGAGTTCCTTCTTGTGACTACACTTTCAGGAATTCCTTAGAGGAGTGAATTATCAACGGTAAGATACACAGTCTGACCAAAACTTTCCTAACATAGCTATGAAAATTTTTCAGGGTCAAGTTTCTGTCAGGTCAGCAACTCTGGCCAAAAGGAAATCGCAGAGTTCAACATTGCCTTTTTAAGATGACTTGGTCCTTGAGTTTTCTGTCAGTCAGAAACAGTCTAGCCATTCCTGGTTTTCACcttcctcttcctgcttcctctgctccctcacctgcttcctgcctcttccccagTCATCTatattagtctgctcaggctaaCATAACGAAATACCACAGATGGtgatttaaacaacagaaatatattttctcacagttctgagactgaaagtccaagatcaaggtgctagcaGGATTGATGTCTAATGAGGGCTTTCTTTCTGGCTTGCCACCTTATTTCTGTGTCCTTACAAGACTTTTCCTCTGTGCCCTTAGAGAGAGAGGTCTCTGGTACCTCTTGCTCTTCTATAAGGCACCAGTTCTGTCTGATTAGGGCCACATCCTTATAACCACATTTAacttttccccccctttttttaggaccacacctacagcatgtggaagtcccaagttcccaggctaggggttgaatgggagctgcagctgctggcctaagccaccatcacagcagtgcaggatccaagcttcatctgtgacctacaccacagcttgcagcaacaccagatccttaacacactgagtgaggtcaggaatcaaaaccaaatcctcatggatactagtcaggtcttcacccactgagccacaatgggaaattcgcatttaactttatttccttaaaaccctatttctggagttcccattgcggcgcagcagaaatgaacctgattagcatccatgaggacacaggttcaatccctggccttgctcagagggttaaggatccagcgttgctgtgagctgtggtgtaagtcacagactcggctcagatctggcattcctgtggctatggcataggccagcagccaaagctctgattggacccctagcctggacacttccatatttcatttaatttccaaatgcagtcacattggggattaggctTCACATATTTAGAAGTAACAGAAATCAGTCTGCAAAACTGTCTGAATACCCCCATTGGCTCCTAGTTCTTTGAACATGTGTCTTGATTTTATGGGCCTTATTCCTTGATCAGCTCAGATACAAACATACCCCTTAATGTGTGTACAGcaactctctctctcctcttctctcttcttcccttccgcctctcccctctctccctccttcgtCCCTGACATCCGTAGAATTCCTcgttttcctcttttccttctataTCCTCTGAATCCCCAGATGCTTGATTTTCCAATCAATCTTAGTAGTTCCCAAAACATCAAAGGAGGTATCTGTTGCTCAGTAAACCGTTAATTATTGGCACTAACCAACATGTAAGTCCATGTAGGCTACAGTTATTCCAAGTGTGTGACTATGGTGGTAAGAAGAGCGGCAAACTGCATCACTTCCTTGACCTAACACCATTCTCCCCTGAAAGCTTAAAAGGCCGTTGTGGTGGTGAGAGGAAAATAGCTTCTGTAGAGCTCTGTGCTCTTCCCTTCATTGGGGGCCAACTCCAGTTCCACGTTTCTGGAGGGGATGTGATTCAGCCCTGCACCGGCAGTCAGGAGACAGACTTAGGTCCTGTCTGACCCTGGAAACAGTCTGCTAAGTGACCACAGGCAGATCTCCTAGCCACTTTCTgactcaattttcttatctgtaaatagAGAGGGTCAGGGATGCAGGACAAGTATAGGAAAAGCAGAGAGGGTCCCAGAAGACTATGTGATGGGGAAGAGAAAGGGGCCAAGGGTAGAGCCCtaagtgcaaccactgtgaaggCAGAAGTGGAGTGCAGGCACTGACAAGAAGACTCAGAATGGCTTGGGCAGGTGAGGAGACAACTTTTCCAGGGTCATATGGCAGAGGGAAGGGACAAGGTAAGTGCGCTGGTCTGGTGGCAGCCAAATAAGGGACTTCCTCCCCGAGAATGCCATTTCCTCTGGAAAATGGGAGTGAGGTGACCTAACCAGGGGAGATAGgagggaagttccagggctgatGAGAAGGGGCAAGACCAACGTGGAGAGTGAGAGGGAGCTGGGAAAAACGTCTGGTAGGCGCCAGGCTGTCCTGAGGGCCAGGGACATGAGAATGGACATCTCACTGGCCACCGACTAAAAGCTACAGGAAGCAGCAGAAGCATCTGGTGACTCAGTTTTTCTCTCCCTCAGTCCCTGCTTCTCATCCTGTCCTCACACTCAGCCGTTCTAGAGCCCAGACACTTGAGGGAGATGAGGTGAGCCTTCGCTGTGAAGCTCGGAGAGGTTCTCTACCCATCTGCTTCCAGTTTTATCATGAAAGTATGTTGCTCAAAAAGGCAGAAGGCACTATATGGAGATCAGTGTCCTTCAGATTCACTGTGACTGCAGAGCATTCTGGGCACTACTACTGCACAGCTGACAATGGCCTTGGCCCTCAGTACAGTGAGGCTGCAAGCCTCTCTGTCACCGGTAAGACTTACGTTCTTCTGTCAGTtacccatccctggcctctctccgtgacCCCTCCAGAAATGTGTCCCCACCTGCTTCTTCCTCTGGCCAACACAGTGTCCCTGACTCCCTGACCCTTCAGTTCCTTAAGCAGCTCAGGGGCCATCACACCACTGGGCCAAATGCACAGCAGCTTTCTCTCCCCCTGGACCCCCACCTCTAAGGAGCCAAGTGTTTGTCTCTTTCCCTCCTCATCTCCTGTGAATCCCCAGATTCCTGATTTCCATTCATTAAATTATTCTCTGTAGCATAGAATCAGTTCCCAGGGGCATGGAGTTGCCTCTTGCCCCTTTAACAGCAGATATTGGTCATTTACAGTGTATATAACCACATAAGATACAAAGGCAGGCAGCAGGATCATAGTTACTCCAAAGATGGTCCTCCTGAATAAGCACCTTTAGAGGTGGTTAGGCAGCTGTGTGAGGGGCTGGAAGTGGGGCAAGGGAGCGCCACTGTGAGCCTAAATGAATTCACCTCTGCTTGCTTGGCTTAAGGCCATGGAGGCCACAAATGTGGTTGTCAGTTAATTATGAGGCTAAAACAGTTTCTGTTGAGCCTGGACTCTCAGTTTTGCACCATCTATGTGTGACCAAATTCCAAGCCCAATTGTAGGGAGTAGT encodes the following:
- the FCRL5 gene encoding Fc receptor-like protein 5 isoform X4: MLLWVSLLVLAPVSGQFATEPKPVISLHPLWTTFFQGETVMLTCNTFRFHAPEKIKLYRWYLEGEIQSETLGNTHEVRETGMYKCQAQDSPPSDAVHLLFSSANLILQAPPYVFEKESVVLRCQAKANTELNGMTLYKHGEVLGVPKKTSEFRIYQAGLKDNGEYRCTGLKKDNETISSNAVKIEVQELFPRPVLKASSTQPTEEGTLTLTCETQLSSQRPDVQLQFRFFRDYTSPQPYWRSSPELQIFTIQREDSGSYRCEAQTVTPHLQKQSQQLQINVQRIVADVRLYSRPELVFEGKELVLICSVSGVPAPITVSFFKKRPWNKDTKIVTSSETEFKIPAVESSHAGEYYCAAGKNHRSFPSQTLTISVRVPVSRPVLTLRAPRAQPVVGDVAELHCEVQRGSLPIRYQFYHEAVALWSNSVSSKKAFFRFSLTEGHSGNYFCKADNNLGAQRSDTVSLSVRVPVSRPVLTLRAPRAQAVVGDVVELHCEVQKGSPPIRYQFYHKNVTLGNGTSLSGQGVSFNLSLTAEHSGNYSCEADNDLGPQCSEAVTLSITVMTGSRSGSVATSVTGGLLSLVGLAAVALLFYCWFPRKAGGRSTLDSSRNHSASDLHEPTYYNVPGWIELQPVYSNVNPKEGDIVYSEVRSVKRENRHAGAVASAPELLNDKDACVIYSQVKVASAPAPKPQLLDSSTPHR
- the FCRL5 gene encoding Fc receptor-like protein 5 isoform X7, which produces MLLWVSLLVLAPVSGQFATEPKPVISLHPLWTTFFQGETVMLTCNTFRFHAPEKIKLYRWYLEGEIQSETLGNTHEVRETGMYKCQAQDSPPSDAVHLLFSSANLILQAPPYVFEKESVVLRCQAKANTELNGMTLYKHGEVLGVPKKTSEFRIYQAGLKDNGEYRCTGLKKDNETISSNAVKIEVQELFPRPVLKASSTQPTEEGTLTLTCETQLSSQRPDVQLQFRFFRDYTSPQPYWRSSPELQIFTIQREDSGSYRCEAQTVTPHLQKQSQQLQINVQRIVADVRLYSRPELVFEGKELVLICSVSGVPAPITVSFFKKRPWNKDTKIVTSSETEFKIPAVESSHAGEYYCAAGKNHRSFPSQTLTISVRVPVSRPVLTLRAPRAQAVVGDVVELHCEVQKGSPPIRYQFYHKNVTLGNGTSLSGQGVSFNLSLTAEHSGNYSCEADNDLGPQCSEAVTLSITVMTGSRSGSVATSVTGGLLSLVGLAAVALLFYCWFPRKAGGRSTLDSSRNHSASDLHEPTYYNVPGWIELQPVYSNVNPKEGDIVYSEVRSVKRENRHAGAVASAPELLNDKDACVIYSQVKVASAPAPKPQLLDSSTPHR
- the FCRL5 gene encoding Fc receptor-like protein 5 isoform X1, producing the protein MLLWVSLLVLAPVSGQFATEPKPVISLHPLWTTFFQGETVMLTCNTFRFHAPEKIKLYRWYLEGEIQSETLGNTHEVRETGMYKCQAQDSPPSDAVHLLFSSANLILQAPPYVFEKESVVLRCQAKANTELNGMTLYKHGEVLGVPKKTSEFRIYQAGLKDNGEYRCTGLKKDNETISSNAVKIEVQELFPRPVLKASSTQPTEEGTLTLTCETQLSSQRPDVQLQFRFFRDYTSPQPYWRSSPELQIFTIQREDSGSYRCEAQTVTPHLQKQSQQLQINVQRIVADVRLYSRPELVFEGKELVLICSVSGVPAPITVSFFKKRPWNKDTKIVTSSETEFKIPAVESSHAGEYYCAAGKNHRSFPSQTLTISVRVPASHPVLTLSRSRAQTLEGDEVSLRCEARRGSLPICFQFYHESMLLKKAEGTIWRSVSFRFTVTAEHSGHYYCTADNGLGPQYSEAASLSVTVPVSRPVLTLRAPRAQPVVGDVAELHCEVQRGSLPIRYQFYHEAVALWSNSVSSKKAFFRFSLTEGHSGNYFCKADNNLGAQRSDTVSLSVRVPVSRPVLTLRAPRAQAVVGDVVELHCEVQKGSPPIRYQFYHKNVTLGNGTSLSGQGVSFNLSLTAEHSGNYSCEADNDLGPQCSEAVTLSITVMTGSRSGSVATSVTGGLLSLVGLAAVALLFYCWFPRKAGGRSTLDSSRNHSASDLHEPTYYNVPGWIELQPVYSNVNPKEGDIVYSEVRSVKRENRHAGAVASAPELLNDKDACVIYSQVKVASAPAPKPQLLDSSTPHR
- the FCRL5 gene encoding Fc receptor-like protein 5 isoform X5, with the translated sequence MLLWVSLLVLAPVSGQFATEPKPVISLHPLWTTFFQGETVMLTCNTFRFHAPEKIKLYRWYLEGEIQSETLGNTHEVRETGMYKCQAQDSPPSDAVHLLFSSANLILQAPPYVFEKESVVLRCQAKANTELNGMTLYKHGEVLGVPKKTSEFRIYQAGLKDNGEYRCTGLKKDNETISSNAVKIEVQGIVADVRLYSRPELVFEGKELVLICSVSGVPAPITVSFFKKRPWNKDTKIVTSSETEFKIPAVESSHAGEYYCAAGKNHRSFPSQTLTISVRVPASHPVLTLSRSRAQTLEGDEVSLRCEARRGSLPICFQFYHESMLLKKAEGTIWRSVSFRFTVTAEHSGHYYCTADNGLGPQYSEAASLSVTVPVSRPVLTLRAPRAQPVVGDVAELHCEVQRGSLPIRYQFYHEAVALWSNSVSSKKAFFRFSLTEGHSGNYFCKADNNLGAQRSDTVSLSVRVPVSRPVLTLRAPRAQAVVGDVVELHCEVQKGSPPIRYQFYHKNVTLGNGTSLSGQGVSFNLSLTAEHSGNYSCEADNDLGPQCSEAVTLSITVMTGSRSGSVATSVTGGLLSLVGLAAVALLFYCWFPRKAGGRSTLDSSRNHSASDLHEPTYYNVPGWIELQPVYSNVNPKEGDIVYSEVRSVKRENRHAGAVASAPELLNDKDACVIYSQVKVASAPAPKPQLLDSSTPHR
- the FCRL5 gene encoding Fc receptor-like protein 5 isoform X2, which codes for MLLWVSLLVLAPVSGQFATEPKPVISLHPLWTTFFQGETVMLTCNTFRFHAPEKIKLYRWYLEGEIQSETLGNTHEVRETGMYKCQAQDSPPSDAVHLLFSSANLILQAPPYVFEKESVVLRCQAKANTELNGMTLYKHGEVLGVPKKTSEFRIYQAGLKDNGEYRCTGLKKDNETISSNAVKIEVQELFPRPVLKASSTQPTEEGTLTLTCETQLSSQRPDVQLQFRFFRDYTSPQPYWRSSPELQIFTIQREDSGSYRCEAQTVTPHLQKQSQQLQINVQRIVADVRLYSRPELVFEGKELVLICSVSGVPAPITVSFFKKRPWNKDTKIVTSSETEFKIPAVESSHAGEYYCAAGKNHRSFPSQTLTISVRVPASHPVLTLSRSRAQTLEGDEVSLRCEARRGSLPICFQFYHESMLLKKAEGTIWRSVSFRFTVTAEHSGHYYCTADNGLGPQYSEAASLSVTVPVSRPVLTLRAPRAQPVVGDVAELHCEVQRGSLPIRYQFYHEAVALWSNSVSSKKAFFRFSLTEGHSGNYFCKADNNLGAQRSDTVSLSVRVPVSRPVLTLRAPRAQAVVGDVVELHCEVQKGSPPIRYQFYHKNVTLGNGTSLSGQGVSFNLSLTAEHSGNYSCEADNDLGPQCSEAVTLSITGGRSTLDSSRNHSASDLHEPTYYNVPGWIELQPVYSNVNPKEGDIVYSEVRSVKRENRHAGAVASAPELLNDKDACVIYSQVKVASAPAPKPQLLDSSTPHR
- the FCRL5 gene encoding Fc receptor-like protein 5 isoform X6, whose translation is MLLWVSLLVLAPVSGQFATEPKPVISLHPLWTTFFQGETVMLTCNTFRFHAPEKIKLYRWYLEGEIQSETLGNTHEVRETGMYKCQAQDSPPSDAVHLLFSSANLILQAPPYVFEKESVVLRCQAKANTELNGMTLYKHGEVLGVPKKTSEFRIYQAGLKDNGEYRCTGLKKDNETISSNAVKIEVQELFPRPVLKASSTQPTEEGTLTLTCETQLSSQRPDVQLQFRFFRDYTSPQPYWRSSPELQIFTIQREDSGSYRCEAQTVTPHLQKQSQQLQINVQRIVADVRLYSRPELVFEGKELVLICSVSGVPAPITVSFFKKRPWNKDTKIVTSSETEFKIPAVESSHAGEYYCAAGKNHRSFPSQTLTISVRVPASHPVLTLSRSRAQTLEGDEVSLRCEARRGSLPICFQFYHESMLLKKAEGTIWRSVSFRFTVTAEHSGHYYCTADNGLGPQYSEAASLSVTVPVSRPVLTLRAPRAQPVVGDVAELHCEVQRGSLPIRYQFYHEAVALWSNSVSSKKAFFRFSLTEGHSGNYFCKADNNLGAQRSDTVSLSVRVPVSRPVLTLRAPRAQAVVGDVVELHCEVQKGSPPIRYQFYHKNVTLGNGTSLSGQGVSFNLSLTAEHSGNYSCEADNDLGPQCSEAVTLSITVMTGSRSGSVATSVTGGLLSLVGLAAVALLFYCWFPRKAGSR
- the FCRL5 gene encoding Fc receptor-like protein 5 isoform X3, coding for MLTCNTFRFHAPEKIKLYRWYLEGEIQSETLGNTHEVRETGMYKCQAQDSPPSDAVHLLFSSANLILQAPPYVFEKESVVLRCQAKANTELNGMTLYKHGEVLGVPKKTSEFRIYQAGLKDNGEYRCTGLKKDNETISSNAVKIEVQELFPRPVLKASSTQPTEEGTLTLTCETQLSSQRPDVQLQFRFFRDYTSPQPYWRSSPELQIFTIQREDSGSYRCEAQTVTPHLQKQSQQLQINVQRIVADVRLYSRPELVFEGKELVLICSVSGVPAPITVSFFKKRPWNKDTKIVTSSETEFKIPAVESSHAGEYYCAAGKNHRSFPSQTLTISVRVPASHPVLTLSRSRAQTLEGDEVSLRCEARRGSLPICFQFYHESMLLKKAEGTIWRSVSFRFTVTAEHSGHYYCTADNGLGPQYSEAASLSVTVPVSRPVLTLRAPRAQPVVGDVAELHCEVQRGSLPIRYQFYHEAVALWSNSVSSKKAFFRFSLTEGHSGNYFCKADNNLGAQRSDTVSLSVRVPVSRPVLTLRAPRAQAVVGDVVELHCEVQKGSPPIRYQFYHKNVTLGNGTSLSGQGVSFNLSLTAEHSGNYSCEADNDLGPQCSEAVTLSITVMTGSRSGSVATSVTGGLLSLVGLAAVALLFYCWFPRKAGGRSTLDSSRNHSASDLHEPTYYNVPGWIELQPVYSNVNPKEGDIVYSEVRSVKRENRHAGAVASAPELLNDKDACVIYSQVKVASAPAPKPQLLDSSTPHR